One Cumulibacter manganitolerans genomic window carries:
- a CDS encoding putative baseplate assembly protein produces MTTHPIRSDDALYADLIVRLAGFVPGRVSDGAPAQALLRAYARQLAAVHERLDLVPGKARLAFLDMLGLSLLPARPARAPVRFTLPPGGSDTRAVAGSQVGASVPGLDQPLVFETETTTGLTAARLVEVATVWPGRDGWADHSAAARTGAAFTLFDPLAPVPHELYLAHDTVLALTGAVTVEVVVDLAQPAPVPMPTVWEYWDGTGWRRFKEFVPAARSRSSDSVDGTAGLTRSGTVRLVADCAGSVRRAVAGRVSHWIRARLVSALPPNVAGARPAVDRVQLRTVIAPSMGVIQLAGPDGGIDNRLWIESAGLAAQGLDLTDATASLSDLQDPDSTYPVQSLTAGSVQWDGLDYGSYVLRVAISGYTTLVKTVTHQRGRSNYYLWTDFSGLPLDRAANGGGPVDLSKSMLPFGATPQPGSDFAIAFDQALSKPGAVVTLRQTWADTGTSDTLPTGVAGSDHTPEMVAEYFDGTGWRALEVASDDLVTFCTQVSGGALTFSVPDDIAAVEVAGTTARWIRIRLTSDTFARTLTTTWKDAAGDSHAFRTIEPRPPSWQTLRGGFVYRSPLTGPHACLTHNDFAYEDRTAAALDRGTAFEPFATVRDMTPTLYLGFDRPLPADVISLFLDIAEIPGIASGPALAWEAWTGARWDPVGVRDDTAGLVLPGVVAVTCPGSSPLPVATVVGASQSQALLADEVAASAFRPGDHVLLGSGAELEPVVVDAVHGNALTFTTPLSGSYPRATVSLAGLARFGTPRAAWLRARLRADGEPAPTAIGGIYLNTTWATHSRTVRNEVLGGGSGEPGQSLRARQAPILPGQLLDVRELSGPRAEVERSLLLADVEAGGRPSGDLSIVTDPRTGAAVEVWVRWQERPHLYFSGPGDRHYVVERSQGRITFGDGRHGRVPPAGADNLRLTEYRTGGGAAGNVPAGALTTLMSGIVASAVTNVRAAEGGADGEPVERVVRRAPALVRSRLQALSAADYELLARQASPAVAVARAVAETGADGGGYRVRVTIIPYSKDPRPMPSFGLRRQVAEHLCARCPAAVAGQVGVVSPAYHPVGVAAAVVPADPAAAGSVGDAALAAVTAFLHPLDGGPTGAGWPFGRGVHLSDLARLLESVPGLDHLRTLELLVDGVPRGDVVQVPADRIVVAGPLRITLSGPED; encoded by the coding sequence GTGACGACCCATCCCATCCGCTCCGACGACGCGTTGTACGCCGACCTGATCGTGCGCCTCGCCGGGTTCGTCCCCGGGCGGGTGTCCGACGGTGCCCCCGCCCAGGCGCTCCTGCGCGCCTATGCCCGCCAGCTCGCCGCCGTCCACGAACGTCTCGACCTCGTCCCCGGCAAGGCCCGGCTCGCGTTCCTCGACATGCTCGGGCTCTCGCTGCTTCCCGCCCGGCCCGCCCGCGCGCCGGTCAGGTTCACCCTTCCCCCGGGCGGCAGCGACACGCGTGCCGTCGCCGGCTCGCAGGTCGGGGCGTCCGTCCCCGGCCTCGACCAGCCGCTGGTGTTCGAGACGGAGACGACGACCGGGCTGACCGCGGCACGCCTCGTCGAGGTCGCGACCGTGTGGCCCGGGCGCGACGGGTGGGCCGACCACAGTGCGGCCGCGCGCACCGGCGCGGCGTTCACCCTGTTCGATCCGCTCGCGCCGGTGCCCCACGAGCTGTACCTGGCGCACGACACTGTGCTGGCGCTGACCGGCGCCGTCACCGTGGAGGTCGTCGTCGACCTGGCGCAGCCCGCGCCGGTGCCGATGCCGACGGTGTGGGAATACTGGGACGGCACCGGCTGGCGACGCTTCAAGGAGTTCGTGCCGGCCGCGAGGTCGAGGAGCTCCGACAGCGTCGACGGCACCGCGGGGCTGACCCGCAGCGGTACCGTGCGCCTCGTCGCGGACTGCGCGGGCTCGGTCCGGCGCGCCGTCGCCGGCCGGGTCTCGCACTGGATCCGGGCCCGGCTCGTCTCCGCTCTGCCCCCGAACGTCGCCGGTGCCCGTCCGGCCGTGGACCGGGTCCAGCTGCGCACCGTCATCGCGCCGAGCATGGGCGTCATCCAGCTGGCCGGTCCGGACGGCGGGATCGACAACCGGCTGTGGATCGAGTCCGCCGGGCTGGCCGCCCAGGGACTCGACCTCACCGACGCGACCGCGTCGCTGAGCGATCTGCAGGACCCGGATAGCACGTATCCGGTCCAGTCGCTCACCGCCGGGTCGGTGCAGTGGGACGGGCTGGACTATGGGAGCTACGTCCTGCGGGTCGCGATCTCCGGATACACGACGCTGGTCAAGACCGTGACCCATCAGCGGGGACGCAGCAACTACTACCTGTGGACCGACTTCAGCGGCCTGCCCCTGGACCGCGCCGCGAACGGCGGCGGGCCGGTCGACCTCTCCAAGAGCATGCTGCCGTTCGGCGCCACCCCGCAGCCGGGATCGGACTTCGCGATCGCCTTCGACCAGGCGCTGAGCAAGCCCGGCGCCGTCGTCACCCTGCGCCAGACGTGGGCGGACACGGGGACGAGCGACACCCTGCCGACCGGGGTGGCCGGATCCGACCACACGCCGGAGATGGTCGCCGAGTACTTCGACGGCACGGGGTGGCGCGCTCTGGAGGTCGCCTCCGACGACCTGGTGACGTTCTGTACCCAGGTCTCGGGCGGCGCGCTCACCTTCTCCGTGCCGGACGACATCGCCGCCGTCGAGGTCGCCGGGACGACGGCCCGGTGGATCCGGATCCGGCTGACCTCCGACACGTTCGCGAGGACCCTCACCACGACCTGGAAGGACGCGGCCGGCGACAGCCACGCGTTCCGGACGATCGAGCCCCGCCCGCCGTCCTGGCAGACCCTGCGCGGGGGCTTCGTCTACCGCTCGCCGCTGACCGGACCGCACGCGTGCCTCACCCACAACGACTTCGCGTACGAGGACCGCACGGCCGCGGCGCTCGATCGCGGCACCGCGTTCGAGCCGTTCGCCACGGTCCGCGACATGACGCCCACCCTGTATCTCGGCTTCGACCGGCCGCTGCCGGCGGACGTGATCAGCCTGTTCCTCGACATCGCGGAGATCCCGGGGATCGCCTCCGGCCCCGCGCTGGCCTGGGAGGCGTGGACGGGCGCACGCTGGGATCCGGTCGGCGTCCGCGACGACACCGCCGGGCTGGTGCTGCCGGGGGTCGTGGCCGTCACCTGTCCCGGCAGCAGCCCGCTCCCCGTCGCGACGGTGGTCGGCGCGTCGCAGAGCCAGGCCCTGCTCGCCGACGAGGTCGCGGCGTCGGCGTTCCGCCCCGGCGACCACGTGCTGCTCGGCTCCGGCGCCGAGCTGGAACCCGTCGTCGTCGACGCGGTGCACGGCAATGCGCTGACGTTCACGACGCCACTGTCCGGCAGCTACCCGCGCGCGACCGTGTCCCTGGCCGGGCTGGCCCGCTTCGGTACCCCCCGCGCCGCGTGGCTGCGCGCGCGGCTGCGCGCGGACGGCGAGCCGGCGCCCACCGCGATCGGCGGCATCTACCTGAACACCACCTGGGCCACGCACTCGAGGACGGTGCGCAACGAGGTGCTCGGCGGGGGCTCCGGCGAGCCGGGCCAGTCCCTCCGCGCGCGGCAGGCGCCGATCCTCCCCGGCCAGCTCCTCGACGTCCGCGAGCTGTCCGGGCCGCGCGCCGAGGTCGAGCGCAGCCTGCTGCTGGCCGACGTCGAGGCCGGCGGCCGCCCGTCCGGGGATCTCAGCATCGTCACCGACCCGCGGACGGGGGCGGCGGTGGAGGTCTGGGTCCGCTGGCAGGAGCGCCCCCACCTCTACTTCTCCGGTCCCGGCGACCGGCACTACGTCGTCGAGCGCTCGCAGGGCCGGATCACCTTCGGCGACGGCAGGCACGGGCGCGTGCCGCCCGCCGGGGCCGACAACCTGCGGCTCACCGAGTACCGCACGGGTGGCGGCGCGGCCGGGAACGTACCGGCCGGCGCCCTGACCACCCTCATGTCCGGCATCGTGGCCAGCGCGGTGACCAACGTGCGCGCGGCCGAGGGCGGGGCGGACGGGGAGCCGGTCGAGCGGGTCGTGCGGCGCGCACCGGCTCTCGTCCGCAGCCGGCTGCAGGCGCTCAGCGCCGCCGACTACGAGCTGCTGGCCCGGCAGGCCTCCCCGGCGGTCGCCGTCGCGCGCGCCGTCGCCGAGACCGGCGCGGACGGCGGCGGCTACCGGGTCCGGGTCACCATCATCCCGTACAGCAAGGACCCGCGCCCGATGCCGTCGTTCGGGCTACGGCGGCAGGTCGCGGAGCACCTGTGCGCGCGGTGCCCCGCGGCGGTCGCCGGCCAGGTCGGCGTCGTGTCGCCGGCGTACCACCCGGTGGGGGTCGCGGCGGCGGTCGTGCCAGCCGACCCGGCCGCGGCCGGCTCGGTCGGCGACGCGGCACTGGCCGCCGTGACCGCGTTCCTGCACCCGCTCGACGGCGGCCCCACCGGCGCCGGGTGGCCGTTCGGGAGGGGTGTGCACCTGTCGGACCTGGCGAGGCTCCTCGAGAGCGTTCCCGGTCTGGACCACCTGCGGACGCTCGAGCTGCTCGTCGACGGCGTCCCCCGGGGAGACGTCGTTCAGGTGCCCGCCGACCGCATCGTGGTGGCCGGACCGCTTCGGATCACCCTCTCCGGACCGGAGGACTGA
- a CDS encoding phage baseplate assembly protein V: MIEDLMDAAADLEESLNKKFYGICTGTVVRVDDPLTLGRVMVRVPFVSSTDLSAWARVATPMSGRLAGHYAIPNPGDDVVVAFEHGDVNAPYVLGCLWNASAPPPMASPLPQVRMIRTPAGNQLGFREAPPAITLTTPDMTQAAAGLPPGITLASNTMITLQCGATRLTLSPAGVTITAPAVTVTSTGPVSTTGSTVSTTGTSVSITTAGVCSITGSLVKIN, from the coding sequence GTGATCGAAGACCTGATGGACGCCGCGGCGGATCTGGAGGAGAGCCTCAACAAGAAGTTCTACGGGATCTGTACCGGAACCGTCGTCCGTGTGGACGATCCGCTGACCCTCGGGCGGGTGATGGTGCGGGTGCCGTTCGTGAGCTCCACCGACCTGTCGGCCTGGGCGCGGGTCGCGACGCCCATGAGCGGGCGGCTCGCAGGGCACTACGCGATCCCGAACCCCGGCGACGACGTCGTGGTCGCGTTCGAGCATGGTGACGTCAACGCTCCCTATGTGCTCGGATGCCTGTGGAACGCGAGCGCGCCGCCGCCGATGGCCAGCCCGCTGCCCCAGGTCCGGATGATCCGCACGCCGGCCGGGAACCAGCTCGGCTTCCGCGAGGCACCGCCGGCCATCACGCTGACCACGCCGGACATGACCCAGGCGGCCGCAGGGCTGCCGCCGGGCATCACCCTGGCCAGCAACACGATGATCACCTTGCAGTGCGGGGCGACCCGGCTCACGCTGAGCCCGGCCGGCGTCACGATCACCGCCCCGGCCGTCACCGTGACGTCGACCGGGCCGGTGTCGACCACCGGCAGCACCGTCTCGACGACCGGCACCTCCGTCTCGATCACCACCGCCGGGGTCTGCTCGATCACCGGCTCGCTGGTGAAGATCAACTGA
- a CDS encoding GPW/gp25 family protein, which yields MPSEPASAGSFLGVGWAFPVDLTSAGGIATAAYDDDVRQAIRVVLGTSPGERLMRPTFGAGLRDLVFEPLNTTTMALVRHRVSVGLATWEPRIDVHEVNVTAGTPHGRLDVAIAYRVRATNTFYNLVYPLYLLEGGDR from the coding sequence ATGCCCAGCGAGCCCGCCTCCGCCGGCTCCTTCCTCGGTGTCGGGTGGGCCTTCCCGGTCGACCTCACGAGCGCCGGTGGGATCGCGACGGCGGCCTACGACGACGACGTGCGGCAGGCGATCCGTGTCGTGCTCGGCACGTCGCCCGGCGAACGGCTGATGCGGCCCACCTTCGGCGCGGGGCTGCGCGACCTGGTCTTCGAGCCGCTCAACACGACCACCATGGCCCTGGTCCGGCACCGCGTGAGCGTCGGGCTCGCCACCTGGGAGCCGCGCATCGACGTGCACGAGGTGAACGTGACGGCCGGGACGCCGCACGGGCGCCTCGACGTCGCGATCGCCTACCGGGTCCGCGCGACCAACACGTTCTACAACCTCGTCTACCCGCTGTACCTCCTCGAGGGAGGCGACCGGTGA
- a CDS encoding PAAR domain-containing protein, with translation MPPAARVTDPTGHPGLVSGPGVPPVLIAGLPAAVVGDLHTCAMPPLAGPHPPTPFPVGSATVLIGGRPALRMGDLAGCGAPIVAGAPTVQIGG, from the coding sequence ATGCCCCCCGCCGCGCGCGTCACCGACCCCACCGGACACCCCGGTCTCGTGAGCGGACCGGGCGTGCCGCCGGTGCTGATCGCCGGGCTGCCGGCGGCGGTGGTCGGCGACCTGCACACCTGCGCGATGCCCCCGCTCGCCGGACCGCATCCGCCCACCCCGTTCCCCGTCGGCAGCGCCACGGTGCTCATCGGCGGCCGGCCCGCGCTGCGGATGGGCGACCTGGCCGGCTGCGGCGCGCCGATCGTCGCCGGCGCGCCGACCGTGCAGATCGGAGGGTGA